The Pseudomonas solani genome segment GCCAGCGCCGCTACCGCGTCCTCCTCGACGGCCAGATGCTCCACGACCTCGACCACTCCCTCGACCTGCCCGCCCAGGCCCGGCTCACCTTCCTGCGCCTGGTCCCCCTGGTGGGTGGTTGAGCCCATGACGAACGGACTCCCCATGCAGCATTACCAAGCCGACACCCGCCAGCAGGCCCGCATCGCCCTGCTCGATGCCTTCCTCGACCGCACCCTGGATGCCCTGCCCGAGCGCGACGCCCTGCTGGCCGAAGACGGCTACCAGCACCCGTTCTGGGACGAGGTCGACGGCCTCGCCCTGGCCGATGCCTTCCTCGCCGAAGCCGGCCCCGACGGCCAGCAGGCCCTGGTGGATGCCCTGGTCTTCCCGCGCATCTGGGGCCACGACGAGACCATGCACCTCTACACCCGCCAGCGCCTGGCACAGATCGCCAGCCACGCGGGCGTCGCGGCGCACCCCGGCGCCTATGGCTTCCAGGCCCTGGAACGGCGTGTGCGGCACATGCTGACCCAGGCCTTCGAAGACAGCGACTACGCCCTGCAACCCGGCTTCAAGGCCCAGGCCCACTGGCACTACCCCACCGGCGCCTGGGTCACGCCCAACCTGGAAGACTGCCTGGCGCTGCTCGCCGGGCACCCCATCGACGGTGCCTGGCTGGACTTCGCCCAGTGGCTGCTCGGCGGCGGGTGGGACCGCCCCAGCCCCGCCGAGAACGCTGACTACCCGCGCCTCGCCGAGGTCTACCAAGGCAAGGCGACGGAGGCCATCCGGCGCTTCGCCGTGGGCCTGGCCGAGGCCGGCCGCCTGGAGGCGACCCTGCACGAGCGAGCGGTGCGTACCTGGGCCGAGAGCCTGTGCACGCTGCCGCCCCTCGTCCAAGGCGACAGCACGGGCGAGCAACGGCTCGACGCGCTCAACGCCGAGTTCGTCGATCACGCGCTGGCCCAACTGCCGGACAGCGCCACGCTGTTGCGAAGCCTGATCGATGAGCCCGGAACCTCCACTGCACACTGGCTGCTGGCCGGCGTGCGCGAACTGTCGCGCCTCGACCTGGCGCCGGACGCCCTCGAAAGACATTACGAAAACCACCTGGGCCGGGTACTGACCGCCCTGCTCGACGTCGGCCACCTGGAAAAGGGCGAAGAGGCCGAACTGGCCAAGCAGCTCGCCGGCCTACCCCGCGCCAGCCTGCTCACCGCCCTGCCCTTCAGCGGCGCGGCCAGCGAGGCCGTGCTGGACGCCCTCGGCTGGAGCGACCTGAAGCCCCTGCAGCGCCTGTACCTCGACCTGGCGCTGGCCGTCGACCACAGCGGCCGCCTGGTCGAGGACCTGCAGAGCAGCGACGACCCGGAGCTGGGCGTGGTGGACCGCCCCGCCCTGCAGGCCGCCCTGGACCAGGCCGACGCCGGGCACCTGGCCGACTACCTGGCCAGCTTCGACGGCACGCCCTGGGCCTTTCCCAATACCCGCCTGCTGCTGGACGCCTTCCGCGGCCTGGAGCGCAAGGCCCTGGAGAAGAAGCTGCAGCGCCACGCCCAGGCCGCCCTGCGCGCCTACGGCCTGCTGCCCATCAGCGGCGCGGACGAAACCCGCGAGCGCTACCTGGCCCTGAAGCGTTATCACCGCGAAGTGGAACGCTACGGCGCCGAGCGCCAGGCCAACTCCCAGGCCGCCATCCAGGCCGGCCTGGAGAACCTCGCCCGCACCGCCGGCTATGGTGACGCCACCCGGCTGGAGTGGGCGATGGAAGCGGAGATCGCCGAGCAGACCCCGGACCGCCTGCACCTGGACGGCTACGACCTGTGGCTGGAGTTGCAGGGCCTCAACCCGGTCATGGTCGCCAGCAAGGGCGGCAAGCGCCTGAAGTCGGTACCCGCCGCCCTGCGCAAGCACGAAGGCCTGGCCGAGCTGAAGACCTTGCAGGCCCGCATGAAGGACCAGATCCGCCGCTTCCGCCTGACCCTGGAAGCCATGATGGCACGGGGCGAGGCCCTGGAGCCGGCGCAGCTGCGCCAGCTGTTGCGCATGCCGGCGGCGCGCCTGCTGCTGGACCACCTGGTGCTGCGCGACGGTGACGGCCAACTGGGCTGGCTGGACGGCGACGCCTTCACCCTTTGCCCCCTGGCGGGACCGGCCCGTGCCATCGACGGCCCGCTGCTGATCGCCCACCCCCTGCACCTGTTCGAAGCCGGGGCGCTCTCCGCCTGGCAGCAGGCCCTGGTGGCCCAGCGCCGGGTGCAGCCGTTCAAGCAGGTATTCCGCGAGCTGTACCTGCTGACCCCGGCCGAGCGGGAGAACGGCCTGAAGTCCCTGCGCTTCGCCGGCCATGTGCTGCGCAGCGCCGTGGCTGCGCGCCTGCTGCGGGCCCGGGGCTGGACCACCCACGATGGCGAGGAAGTGTTCCGCAACTGGGGCCAGGGCCTGTACGCCTTCCTCAACTTCCCCGATGCGCAGCGCTACCTGCCCCTGACCGAGGCCATCACCCTGCGGGAGGTGGAGTTCGTCCACGACCGCGCCGCCCTGCCGCTGGAGGAGGTGCCGCCGCTGCTGTTCTCCGAAACCCTGCGCGACGCCGACCTGATCGTCTCGGTGGCCTTCACCGGCGAGACCGCCAGCCACGCCGGCAGCGCCGAGACCATCCAGCGCCGTGCCGAACTGGTGCAGGCGCTGGTGGCCGACCTGGGGCTGGCCAACGTGCGCTGCGAAGGCCACCACGCCCACATCACCGGCAGCCGCGCACGCTACCGGCTGCACCTGGGCAGCGGGGTCATCCACATCGAGCCGGGCAACTACCTGTGCATCGTCCCTGCTGGCAAACCGGCGGATGACCTCTACCTGCCCTTCGCCGACAGCGATGCACGCACCAGCGAGATCATCAGCAAGCTGTTCCTGCTGCTGGACGACGGGGCGATCGACGACCCCAGCATCCTCGAACAGATCCGCCGCAGCGCGGTGCCGGCCTAGGGACGGGCGCAACCCGTAGGAGCGAATTCATTCGCGATAAAGCCGGCACCCTGCCCGCCCCTTTCGCGGCTGAAGCCGCTCCCACAGCCGGTGCCGTAGGTTGGCGCCGAGCGCAGCGAGGCCCAACAGAGTGATGTTCGGCCTGGCAACCCTGTAGGGGCGAATTCATTGGCTCTGTCTGCGTTAAGTGTTGCTAGAGGATTTGAGTCCAGCTGATTGCCGAGCTCTGGTGATGTTTCTGGTTTCGCCCCCCCGGGCGAGTCCCTTTTTTCAATCGCCAAAAAAGGAACCAAAAGGGCTTGCCCCATCATCCGGCCCGACTGCGTCGGGTTCCCTCACTCCATCGTCGCTATCGGGGGCCGGCGCGATGGGCCATCCATGGCCTGGCGCGCCTCTCGCGGCATCCATGCCGCTCGTCCCCCGGCGCAACGACTGCGTTCGGCCTCCTGGAGGGGCGTTGGCAGCTGCTCCAACTTTCTTCGTCCAGCGCATCACCACGTGGTGCGCACAGGCTTTCGTAGGATGGTGTAGAGCGAAGCGAAACCCATGCGGTGAAGGTGGCACAAACCCTCAAGCGCCCGGAAAGTACCGTGCTTGAGCGCCTGCATTAAAACCACAACAGCTAACGCCGACAGAGCCAATTCATTCGCCCGCTCTTTCGCGCCGCCCGTGACCTCGCCGTCAGACGTTGTACGCCGCCGGCGGCGCCGGTAGCTTCTCCAGCACCTCGTGCAGGCCGGCGGCCCATTGGCGGCGCACGCCTTCGTAGTACTCGTCGTCTTCGGTGACGCGGTAGCCGGCGGGGAGGATCAGGCTGTCGGTGTGGTAGACCAGCAGGTCCAGCGGCATGCCCACCGAGAGGTTACTGCGGATGGTGGAGTCGAAGGAGACCAGCGCGCAGCGCAGTGCCTCCTCCAGGCTGGTGTCGTGCTTGAGGTTGCGATCGAGGATCGGCTTGCCGTACTTGCTCTCCCCCAGTTGCAGGAAGGGCGTGTCCTCGGTGGCCTGGATGAAGTTGCCCTGCGGGTAGATGCTGTACAGCGCGGGCGGCTGGCCGGCGATCTGCCCGCCGACCAGGAAGGAGCAGGTCAGGTCGGTGTTGCCCGCCAGCGGCGCGCCGTCGCGGGCGACCACTTCGCGGATGGTCTCGGCGACCAGGGCGGTGGCGTCGTAGAGCGTGGGCACGCTGTCGAGGTTCACCAGGGTGCTGCCCAGGCGCTGCTTGAGCAGGTTGACCACCGATTGCGAGGTGGCCAGGTTGCCCGCCGTCTGCAGCACGATCAGGCGTTCGCCCGGCGTGCCGAAGGTGAAGAGCTTGCGGAAGGTGGCGATGTGGTCGATGCCCGCGTTGGTGCGCGAATCGGAAACGAACACCAGGCCATCGGCAAGGTGCATGGCGACGCAGTAGGTCATGGTTCTCTCCCGTTTTTATATGCCCCCCGCCTCCCCCGCGCCTTGCGCTTCGGCATCACCGGCCCGTGCCTGCCGGGATGGCAGGCGGGCAGTCGAATGACCGGTGATGCGGCGAGAAGTCCTGTGACGCGTGTTACTGCTGTTCCTGGACCATCAGCAACGGCGGTACGGCGACATCCGCACGTGCGTGCATCTGCTCGCCGCCGCCACGGCGCATGCCGCGCACCGGGCAGGCGTCCAGGTAGTCCAGGCCGACGGCGAGCTTGAGGTGGCGCTCCGGGCGGGACAGACGGTTGGTGACGTCGAAGCTGTACCAGGCATCGCCCAGCCAGGCCTCCGCCCAGGCGTGGCTGACCAGGTGGGCGTTGTTCTCCTTGTACAGGTAGCCGGAGACGAAGCGCGCCGGCACGCCGAGGGTGCGGGCGCAGGCGAGGAAGGCGTGGGTATGGTCCTGGCAAACCCCCGCGCGACCGGCGAAGGCCTCGGCGGCGGTGCTGTCCACGGCGGTGACGCCGGTCTGGTAGTCGATGTGCTCGTGCAGCGCGTCCATCAGGGTGATCAGGCCGCTGCGCTCTGGCCGCAGCTGGCAGTGGGTGTGGGCGAAGGCACGCAATGCCTCGTCCGCCGCAGTCAGGCGGGTGGAGCGCAGGAAGGGCAGCGCCGAGAGCTTGTCGTGCTCGACCTCGCTGTGCTCGTCGATCTCCACCTGGCCACGGGCGCCGATGACGATGGCCTCGTGGGGTTCATCCAGGGTCAGCACGTGGAGGATGTTGCCGTAGGGGTCGATCTGCGCGCGCACCGGGCGTGGCAGGTCGAGCTGCCAGCTGAGGATGTGCTGGCGCTCGCTGTCGTGGGGCGTCAGGCGCAGGTACTGGATGCTCGCGCGAACCTGGTCGTCGTAGCGATAGGTGGTTTCGTGGCGGATGGACAGTTTCATACGGCCTCCAGATAAGAGCTGTGGATCGCTCTGGCCAATTGGCGAACCAGCAGAATGAAGTCGGTGAGCCAGCCGTGCAGGCCCTCACCGAGGATCTCGTCGATGCTCGTGTAGCGCAGGCGTGCATCCAGCTCGGCGGCCAGGCGCTGGGCCGGCCGGCCGTTCTCGCCGGGCAGGCTGGAGAGAATCAGGTTGAGCTCCTCCATGCAGGCCCGCAGGGAGCGCGGCACATCGGGGCGCAGCAACAGCAGCTCGGACACCTGGCGCGCACCGGGCGAGCCACGGAAGACTTCCGTGTACGCCTCGAAGGACGACAGCGCGCGGAGCAAGGCGCTCCACTGGTAGTAGCCACGTGCGGACGTATCGCTGACCTCCTCCGCCTCCTCGCCGAGCATCTCGTAGCGTGCATCGAGCAGGCGCAGCGTATTGTCCGCCCGTTCTATGAAGGTTCCGAGACGGATGAAGCGGTAGGGGTCGTGGCG includes the following:
- a CDS encoding DUF4132 domain-containing protein — encoded protein: MQHYQADTRQQARIALLDAFLDRTLDALPERDALLAEDGYQHPFWDEVDGLALADAFLAEAGPDGQQALVDALVFPRIWGHDETMHLYTRQRLAQIASHAGVAAHPGAYGFQALERRVRHMLTQAFEDSDYALQPGFKAQAHWHYPTGAWVTPNLEDCLALLAGHPIDGAWLDFAQWLLGGGWDRPSPAENADYPRLAEVYQGKATEAIRRFAVGLAEAGRLEATLHERAVRTWAESLCTLPPLVQGDSTGEQRLDALNAEFVDHALAQLPDSATLLRSLIDEPGTSTAHWLLAGVRELSRLDLAPDALERHYENHLGRVLTALLDVGHLEKGEEAELAKQLAGLPRASLLTALPFSGAASEAVLDALGWSDLKPLQRLYLDLALAVDHSGRLVEDLQSSDDPELGVVDRPALQAALDQADAGHLADYLASFDGTPWAFPNTRLLLDAFRGLERKALEKKLQRHAQAALRAYGLLPISGADETRERYLALKRYHREVERYGAERQANSQAAIQAGLENLARTAGYGDATRLEWAMEAEIAEQTPDRLHLDGYDLWLELQGLNPVMVASKGGKRLKSVPAALRKHEGLAELKTLQARMKDQIRRFRLTLEAMMARGEALEPAQLRQLLRMPAARLLLDHLVLRDGDGQLGWLDGDAFTLCPLAGPARAIDGPLLIAHPLHLFEAGALSAWQQALVAQRRVQPFKQVFRELYLLTPAERENGLKSLRFAGHVLRSAVAARLLRARGWTTHDGEEVFRNWGQGLYAFLNFPDAQRYLPLTEAITLREVEFVHDRAALPLEEVPPLLFSETLRDADLIVSVAFTGETASHAGSAETIQRRAELVQALVADLGLANVRCEGHHAHITGSRARYRLHLGSGVIHIEPGNYLCIVPAGKPADDLYLPFADSDARTSEIISKLFLLLDDGAIDDPSILEQIRRSAVPA
- a CDS encoding proteasome-type protease encodes the protein MTYCVAMHLADGLVFVSDSRTNAGIDHIATFRKLFTFGTPGERLIVLQTAGNLATSQSVVNLLKQRLGSTLVNLDSVPTLYDATALVAETIREVVARDGAPLAGNTDLTCSFLVGGQIAGQPPALYSIYPQGNFIQATEDTPFLQLGESKYGKPILDRNLKHDTSLEEALRCALVSFDSTIRSNLSVGMPLDLLVYHTDSLILPAGYRVTEDDEYYEGVRRQWAAGLHEVLEKLPAPPAAYNV
- a CDS encoding transglutaminase family protein gives rise to the protein MKLSIRHETTYRYDDQVRASIQYLRLTPHDSERQHILSWQLDLPRPVRAQIDPYGNILHVLTLDEPHEAIVIGARGQVEIDEHSEVEHDKLSALPFLRSTRLTAADEALRAFAHTHCQLRPERSGLITLMDALHEHIDYQTGVTAVDSTAAEAFAGRAGVCQDHTHAFLACARTLGVPARFVSGYLYKENNAHLVSHAWAEAWLGDAWYSFDVTNRLSRPERHLKLAVGLDYLDACPVRGMRRGGGEQMHARADVAVPPLLMVQEQQ
- a CDS encoding alpha-E domain-containing protein, whose amino-acid sequence is MLSRTASDLYWMSRYLERAENLARMLDVSYSLSLMPQDGRGDGLEELAMPLLITGTLDAYLTRHGQLHAERMLHFFALDAENPASIYSCLGAARTNAHAVRGRITADMWENINATWLEMRGIAGEGLGRYGIKRFCEWVKERSHLFRGATFGTIMRHDPYRFIRLGTFIERADNTLRLLDARYEMLGEEAEEVSDTSARGYYQWSALLRALSSFEAYTEVFRGSPGARQVSELLLLRPDVPRSLRACMEELNLILSSLPGENGRPAQRLAAELDARLRYTSIDEILGEGLHGWLTDFILLVRQLARAIHSSYLEAV